A genomic stretch from Setaria italica strain Yugu1 chromosome VII, Setaria_italica_v2.0, whole genome shotgun sequence includes:
- the LOC101765475 gene encoding uncharacterized protein LOC101765475, translating into MGNIVNTLKRFSSNDATAIPAQGCSDLSIGTSTSRLDKCTYIGNGISATGETATASKRCSINGQKDFCEEVANEGMHMTAGSTLTNRCLGALDLLSLPMVHTRPSGSEEGNKDRETSNGTVQTDARELGSVDHYEKSGLIYSQIAGHMFHSLEDESTETPRSLVLDISKDSLCKVSAEGNSFRNPNLADDVENSPATDAHRGKELILHRVSPTDGLFDRNACEELADGALNSCCECSAEVSLDGQRHEQRTQHKSLNYDAVPIEVITASANLDVSNPKSSLKGRAKQKRTPSLKGRAKRKRTTEASSQMLVPNENTGISIPSDLICLEIEKQPTSPMVKRSSGDKVLQGTPRSRMTKTPVSYVHQSPLTGSKSKAPSISTPESVNVKRSRSGRLIVPRLDPGSQNIIYDPDGRICGITNFEAQFPKGISSEPPSKRRSRRFSADHKRLLTF; encoded by the exons ATGGGAAACATTGTTAACACTTTAAAGAGGTTCTCAAGCAATGATGCTACTGCTATTCCTGCCCAAGGGTGTTCTGACTTGTcaattgggacatcaacatcAAGATTAGACAAATGTACTTACATTGGTAACGGTATTTCAGCGACAGGGGAAACTGCAACTGCTTCAAAGAGATGCAGTATTAATGGACAAAAGGATTTCTGTGAGGAGGTTGCTAATGAGGGAATGCACATGACTGCAGGCAGCACTTTAACAAATAGATGTCTTGGTGCACTCGATTTGCTTAGTCTACCTATGGTTCATACAAGACCATCTGGGAGTGAAGAGGGCAATAAAGACAGAGAAACTTCAAATGGAACTGTCCAAACAGATGCGAGAGAACTTGGGTCTGTGGATCATTATGAAAAATCTGGTTTGATTTACAGTCAGATTGCTGGCCATATGTTTCACAGCTTGGAAGATGAAAGTACTGAAACTCCCCGAAGCTTAGTGCTTGATATTTCTAAAGATTCTTTATGTAAAGTATCTGCTGAAGGGAATTCTTTTAGAAACCCTAATCTAGCAGATGATGTGGAAAATAGTCCAGCCACAGATGCACATAGGGGCAAAGAGTTGATACTTCACAGGGTTTCTCCTACGGATGGTTTGTTTGATCGCAATGCTTGCGAAGAATTAGCTGATGGTGCTCTTAATTCATGTTGTGAATGCAGTGCTGAGGTTTCATTGGATGGGCAAAGACATGAACAAAGAACGCAGCACAAATCACTAAATTATGATGCGGTACCAATTGAAGTAATAACAGCGTCTGCTAATTTAGATGTCAGTAACCCTAAGTCTTCATTGAAGGGACGAGCAAAGCAGAAAAGAACTCCTTCATTGAAGGGACGAGCAAAACGGAAAAGAACTACTGAAGCATCAAGCCAGATGTTGGTACCAAACGAAAATACTGGAATTTCAATTCCTTCGGATCTGATTTGTCTGGAAATT GAAAAACAGCCTACAAGCCCAATGGTGAAGCGAAGTTCTGGAGATAAAGTTTTGCAGGGTACTCCTAGATCAAGAATGACTAAAACTCCAGTTTCATAT GTGCATCAATCTCCACTTACTGGCAGTAAGTCAAAGGCACCATCTATTTCCACTCCTGAATCTGTCAACGTGAAACGATCCAGATCAG GTCGGCTGATAGTTCCACGACTGGATCCAGGATCCCAAAACATTATATATGACCCG GATGGCCGTATTTGTGGGATAACCAACTTCGAAGCACAATTTCCTAAAG GGATTAGTTCGGAGCCTCCTTCAAAGAGGAGGTCTCGGCGTTTTTCAGCAGATCACAAGAGATTGCTCACATTCTAA